Proteins from a genomic interval of Mustelus asterias unplaced genomic scaffold, sMusAst1.hap1.1 HAP1_SCAFFOLD_3295, whole genome shotgun sequence:
- the LOC144490449 gene encoding BTB/POZ domain-containing protein 17-like, whose amino-acid sequence MDGSETSETFVHQTHIMSALSSLFKSEELCDVRLAVNGAGPLPAHRFVLALGSTVFRAMLSGERWADGRRGTVELTEEEGAAGVFEDFLRYFYTGRIAVGVENVFAVHGLAEKYDVGPLRQACERFLLDNVAQAGALDLVLAWHRYARFVGFARLEEACDTFVAWNLDAFMRSPDWLCLDEGQMDALLRRSDLVVESEFALCQALLRWLARRPEALAPSLLAHLRYPMMSPEELAALRADPLAPRPLLDELQAQSLGLHQDSCLTKENVGRLHGEPACPLRQRLYTAKSCGSPWQLDFFSSMTKTVLCKEFATSNFRVQSKWFVTFHPKGERLVVQEERPVRGSVRLPAPPGAKRRCTCPGLYERVLKDNNRAALHCKIIRCHSSSRATHEHQIAVLFYRYLAGRWLVCDIKTFNIPHWQDVKIDDLLPAAERGKYVSRVNDTMTLHFIGQTSWKKI is encoded by the coding sequence ATGGACGGCTCGGAGACCTCGGAGACCTTCGTCCACCAGACGCACATCATGTCGGCGCTGTCGTCCCTATTCAAGAGCGAGGAGCTGTGCGACGTGCGGCTGGCAGTCAACGGCGCGGGCCCGCTGCCCGCCCACCGCTTCGTGCTGGCGCTGGGCAGCACCGTCTTCCGCGCCATGCTGTCGGGCGAGCGCTGGGCGGACGGGCGGCGGGGCACGGTGgagctgacggaggaggagggggcggctgGCGTCTTCGAGGACTTCCTGCGCTACTTCTACACGGGCCGCATCGCCGTGGGCGTGGAGAATGTCTTCGCCGTGCACGGGCTGGCGGAGAAGTACGACGTGGGCCCGCTGCGCCAGGCCTGCGAACGCTTCCTGCTGGACAACGTGGCGCAGGCCGGCGCCCTGGACCTGGTCCTGGCCTGGCACCGCTACGCCCGCTTCGTGGGCTTTGCCCGCCTGGAGGAGGCCTGCGACACCTTCGTGGCGTGGAACCTGGACGCCTTCATGCGCTCGCCCGACTGGCTGTGCCTGGACGAGGGTCAGATGGATGCCCTGCTCCGCCGCTCCGACCTGGTGGTGGAGAGCGAGTTCGCCCTGTGCCAGGCCCTGCTGCGTTGGCTGGCCCGTCGGCCCGAGGCCCTGGCCCCTTCCCTGCTGGCCCACCTCCGCTACCCCATGATGAGCCCCGAGGAGCTGGCCGCCCTGCGGGCCGACCCCctggccccccgccccctgctggACGAGCTGCAGGCCCAGAGCCTGGGCCTGCACCAGGACAGCTGCCTGACCAAGGAGAACGTGGGGCGGCTGCACGGGGAGCCGGCCTGCCCGCTGCGCCAGCGCCTGTACACGGCCAAGAGCTGCGGCAGCCCCTGGCAGCTCGACTTCTTCAGCTCCATGACGAAGACCGTCCTGTGCAAGGAGTTCGCCACCAGTAACTTCCGCGTCCAGTCCAAGTGGTTCGTCACCTTCCACCCCAAGGGCGAGCGGCTGGTGGTGCAGGAAGAGAGGCCCGTGCGGGGCAGTGTGCGCCTGCCCGCGCCCCCCGGCGCCAAGCGCCGCTGCACCTGCCCCGGCCTCTACGAGCGGGTGCTAAAGGACAACAACCGGGCAGCCCTCCACTGCAAGATCATCCGCTGCCACTCCAGCAGCCGGGCCACCCACGAGCACCAGATCGCCGTGCTCTTCTACCGATACCTGGCCGGACGCTGGCTGGTGTGCGACATCAAAACCTTCAACATCCCCCACTGGCAGGACGTCAAGATCGACGACCTCCTCCCCGCGGCCGAGCGGGGAAAGTACGTCAGCCGGGTGAATGACACCATGACACTTCACTTTATCGGACAGACCAGCTGGAAAAAGATCTAG